The Micromonospora krabiensis genome window below encodes:
- a CDS encoding snapalysin family zinc-dependent metalloprotease: MTSRIKRFAAASITTAVATLGVTVANPSPAAAAMTICYNTSQAPSYASIANQAASIWNNATSNLTLTANCGSNLRIYQITGGGSYAVRTSLGNGRVYIDTQQAQQYSPLRIMTHEIGHILGLPDNYNGNCAILMSGGSAGTSCTNPYPSSTEANRVTNLFAGTRSGAAERAADAGATIFQDSWPAAPATVG; the protein is encoded by the coding sequence ATGACCTCTCGCATCAAGCGGTTCGCCGCCGCGTCGATCACGACGGCGGTCGCCACCCTCGGCGTCACGGTCGCCAACCCGTCGCCCGCCGCCGCCGCCATGACGATCTGCTACAACACCAGCCAGGCGCCCAGCTACGCCAGCATCGCCAACCAGGCCGCCTCGATCTGGAACAACGCCACCTCGAACCTGACGCTCACCGCCAACTGCGGCAGCAACCTGCGGATCTACCAGATCACCGGCGGTGGCTCGTACGCCGTGCGGACCAGCCTCGGCAACGGTCGCGTCTACATCGACACCCAGCAGGCTCAGCAGTACAGCCCACTGCGGATCATGACCCACGAGATCGGGCACATCCTCGGCCTGCCCGACAACTACAACGGGAACTGCGCGATCCTGATGTCCGGCGGCAGCGCCGGCACCAGCTGCACCAACCCCTACCCGAGCAGCACCGAGGCGAACCGGGTCACCAACCTCTTCGCCGGCACCCGCAGCGGCGCCGCCGAGCGCGCCGCCGACGCCGGAGCCACGATCTTCCAGGACAGCTGGCCGGCCGCGCCGGCGACGGTGGGCTGA
- a CDS encoding hydroxymethylglutaryl-CoA lyase, translated as MTSLPNSVSIREVGPRDGLQNEDPIPTDAKVRLLDALSGTGVKRIEAVSFVHPKAIPQMADADEVWQRARKADGVRYSALVPNTRGAQRALAAGFTEIEVVVSASDTHNRRNVNRSTEQSLDDIAELIDLLHGAGARAEVIVATSFGCPYEGDIDPRRVAGIVDRVVRDGADRVAFGDTTGMGTPRRVRDLLTAVRDRNAHIPVLLHFHNTRGAALANLLTALEFGVTEFDASVGGLGGCPYAPGASGNLATEEAVHMLHDMGIDTGIDLDALVEAAELAERLVGRQLPSGVLRAGPRTRLTAA; from the coding sequence ATGACGAGCCTGCCGAACTCCGTGTCGATCCGTGAGGTCGGGCCCCGCGACGGCCTGCAGAACGAGGATCCGATCCCGACCGACGCCAAGGTGCGACTGCTCGACGCCCTCTCCGGCACCGGCGTGAAGCGGATCGAGGCGGTGTCCTTCGTCCACCCGAAGGCGATCCCGCAGATGGCCGACGCGGACGAGGTGTGGCAGCGCGCGCGGAAGGCCGACGGCGTGCGCTACTCGGCGCTGGTGCCGAACACACGCGGGGCGCAGCGTGCCCTGGCTGCCGGGTTCACCGAGATCGAGGTGGTCGTCTCGGCGAGCGACACGCACAACCGGCGCAACGTCAACCGGTCCACCGAGCAGTCGCTGGACGACATCGCCGAGCTGATCGACCTGCTGCACGGCGCGGGCGCCCGGGCCGAGGTGATCGTGGCGACCAGCTTCGGCTGCCCCTACGAGGGGGACATCGACCCGCGGCGGGTCGCCGGCATCGTCGACCGCGTGGTCCGCGACGGCGCGGACCGGGTCGCGTTCGGCGACACCACCGGCATGGGTACGCCCCGGCGGGTCCGCGACCTGCTGACCGCGGTACGCGATCGCAACGCCCACATTCCCGTGCTCCTGCACTTCCACAACACCCGGGGCGCCGCCCTGGCCAACCTGCTCACCGCCCTGGAGTTCGGGGTGACGGAGTTCGACGCGAGCGTCGGCGGCCTCGGCGGCTGCCCGTACGCGCCGGGCGCGAGCGGCAACCTGGCCACCGAGGAGGCGGTGCACATGCTGCACGACATGGGCATCGACACCGGGATCGACCTGGACGCGCTCGTCGAGGCGGCGGAGCTGGCCGAGCGGCTGGTCGGTCGGCAGCTCCCGTCCGGCGTGCTCCGCGCCGGCCCCCGCACTCGCCTGACCGCCGCGTAA
- a CDS encoding acetyl-CoA carboxylase biotin carboxylase subunit → MIESLLVANRGEIARRIIRTAKRLGVRAIAVHSEADADLPFVTEADEAVCVGPANPAQSYRNTEAILAAAKSTGAQAIHPGYGFLSENADFARTVESSGLIWVGPGADAIDAMGDKINARNLMAAAGVPVAPGTTEPAADLAAAVAAAAEIGYPVMVKAAAGGGGMGMSVAVDEAALTTEYDKVRAFAERMFGDGSVLIERYFPRVRHVEVQILGLADGRVVALGERECSVQRRNQKLVEESPSPALTPELRDRFLAAAVRAGEAVGYRNAGTVECLFDPGTNEFFFLEMNTRLQVEHPVTELVYGLDLVEEQLRVASGLAPTFDPDALTPRGHAIELRVNAEDPKRFLPGPGVVSVWNEPVGEGVRVDSGYVAGNTVTPFYDSLMAKLIVSGADRAEAIERAKAAVAAFEISGPKCNLPFFAELLENPEFLSGDYDTAIVTRLR, encoded by the coding sequence ATGATCGAGTCACTGCTGGTGGCCAACCGGGGCGAGATCGCCCGCCGGATCATCCGTACCGCCAAGCGGCTCGGTGTCCGCGCCATCGCGGTGCACTCCGAAGCCGACGCCGACCTGCCCTTCGTCACCGAGGCCGACGAGGCGGTCTGCGTGGGCCCGGCCAACCCGGCGCAGAGCTATCGCAACACCGAGGCGATCCTCGCCGCCGCCAAGTCGACCGGAGCGCAGGCCATCCACCCCGGCTACGGGTTCCTGTCGGAGAACGCGGACTTCGCCCGTACGGTCGAGTCGAGCGGCCTGATCTGGGTCGGACCCGGCGCCGACGCGATCGACGCGATGGGCGACAAGATCAATGCCCGGAACCTCATGGCGGCGGCCGGCGTCCCGGTCGCGCCCGGCACCACCGAGCCGGCGGCCGACCTGGCGGCCGCTGTCGCCGCGGCGGCCGAGATCGGCTACCCGGTCATGGTCAAGGCCGCGGCCGGCGGTGGCGGCATGGGCATGAGCGTGGCGGTCGACGAGGCTGCGCTGACCACCGAGTACGACAAGGTGCGCGCGTTCGCCGAGCGGATGTTCGGTGACGGATCGGTGCTGATCGAGCGCTACTTCCCCCGGGTACGCCACGTCGAGGTGCAGATCCTCGGCCTCGCCGACGGTCGGGTCGTGGCGCTCGGCGAGCGGGAGTGCTCGGTGCAGCGGCGCAACCAGAAGCTCGTCGAGGAGTCGCCGTCCCCCGCGCTCACGCCGGAGCTGCGGGACCGGTTCCTGGCGGCGGCGGTACGCGCCGGTGAGGCGGTCGGCTACCGCAACGCGGGCACGGTGGAGTGCCTCTTCGACCCGGGTACGAACGAGTTCTTCTTCCTGGAGATGAACACCCGGCTGCAGGTGGAGCACCCGGTGACCGAGCTGGTCTACGGCCTGGACCTGGTGGAGGAGCAGCTGCGGGTGGCGTCGGGTCTCGCCCCGACGTTCGACCCGGACGCCCTGACTCCGCGAGGTCACGCCATCGAGCTGCGCGTGAACGCCGAGGACCCGAAGCGCTTCCTGCCCGGCCCGGGTGTGGTCAGCGTGTGGAACGAGCCGGTCGGCGAGGGGGTCCGGGTCGACTCCGGGTACGTCGCGGGCAACACGGTCACCCCGTTCTACGACAGCCTGATGGCCAAGCTGATCGTCAGCGGCGCCGACCGGGCCGAGGCGATCGAGCGGGCGAAGGCGGCGGTGGCGGCCTTCGAGATCAGCGGCCCGAAGTGCAACCTGCCCTTCTTCGCCGAGCTGCTGGAGAACCCCGAGTTTCTCAGCGGCGACTACGACACCGCCATAGTCACCCGCCTCCGCTGA
- a CDS encoding TetR/AcrR family transcriptional regulator, protein MSVEQQARGAAGAGRRRSRKDEILEIAVGLFAARGYHGVSMDDIGAAAGVTGPALYHHFAGKEAMLVAALIPVSEGLLAGGRERAAGHPDDPRGALESLIDFHVDFALANPAVIALHLHELDRLPDEPRRRIRRLQRMYVEEWVTVLTALHPGMSAGEARVLAHAAFGLMNSTPFLGGEVDRRRRAELLRGATLAALLA, encoded by the coding sequence GTGAGCGTGGAGCAGCAGGCACGGGGCGCGGCGGGCGCGGGTCGTCGCCGCTCCCGCAAGGACGAGATCCTGGAGATCGCGGTCGGTCTCTTCGCAGCCCGCGGCTACCACGGCGTCTCGATGGACGACATCGGCGCGGCCGCCGGCGTCACCGGCCCGGCGCTCTACCACCACTTCGCCGGCAAGGAGGCGATGCTGGTCGCCGCGCTCATCCCGGTGAGCGAGGGGCTGCTCGCCGGCGGGCGGGAGCGCGCCGCCGGCCACCCCGACGACCCTCGCGGCGCGTTGGAGTCGCTGATCGACTTCCACGTCGACTTCGCCCTGGCCAACCCGGCGGTCATCGCACTGCACCTGCACGAACTGGACCGGCTCCCCGACGAGCCGCGCCGTCGCATCCGCCGGCTCCAGCGGATGTACGTCGAGGAGTGGGTCACCGTGCTCACCGCCCTGCACCCCGGCATGTCGGCCGGTGAGGCGCGGGTGCTGGCACACGCCGCGTTCGGCCTCATGAACTCAACACCGTTCCTCGGTGGCGAGGTCGACCGTCGCCGCCGCGCCGAACTGCTCCGCGGCGCCACCCTGGCCGCCCTCCTGGCCTAA
- a CDS encoding HSP90 family protein has protein sequence MDHTFQVDLRGVVDLLSHHLYGSPRVYVRELLQNAVDAITARRATEPDAPALIRVEPPELTGDGTLRVHDTGIGLTEAQVHELLATIGRSSKRDDLGFSRHEFLGQFGIGLLSCFLVADEIRVLTRHGDQPTVRWTGHSDGRYAVELAAPGEERGEPGTTVTLVPRRDAEQWYATPTVTELARLFGSLLPVTVRVGDVVTTAGPPPWPTEPGAPVDRAGLIRYARETLGFDPFDVLPLSVPEAGLTGVAFVLPEPVNPAARTGHRVYLKRMLLTEHADGLLPDWAFFAHCVVDASELRPTASREALYEDTLLTAVREALGDQVRGWLVRLAKHDPRRLAEFLQVHHLGVKALALHDDEMLRLVDQWWPMDTNVGTLTLAEFRARHGLIRYAASLDEFRQLAAVAAAQDLAVVNGGYTYDTELIERLPTIDRSVLIERLESSDLTTRFDTLDPQVELALRPFLAAAQRSLERTGCEVVIRAYDPVSLPALYLISRSAAFNDQLASSRDRADELWGGVLDALAASTPPDRPQLVLNHRNPLVRRVTTLTDPQLVGLAVEALYGQALLLGHHPIRAADAALLNSSFLGLLGRAVPGQE, from the coding sequence GTGGACCACACCTTCCAGGTCGACCTCCGAGGCGTGGTCGACCTGCTCAGTCACCATCTCTACGGCAGTCCGCGGGTCTACGTCCGCGAGCTGCTCCAGAATGCGGTCGACGCGATCACCGCGCGGCGGGCCACCGAGCCCGACGCACCCGCGCTGATCCGCGTCGAACCGCCCGAGCTGACCGGCGACGGCACACTGCGGGTGCACGACACCGGGATCGGCCTCACCGAGGCGCAGGTGCACGAGCTGCTCGCCACCATCGGCCGCAGCTCGAAGCGCGACGACCTCGGCTTCTCCCGGCACGAGTTCCTCGGCCAGTTCGGCATCGGCCTGCTCTCCTGTTTCCTGGTGGCCGACGAGATCCGCGTGCTCACCCGGCACGGTGACCAGCCGACGGTGCGGTGGACGGGCCACTCCGACGGCCGCTACGCGGTCGAGTTGGCCGCGCCCGGCGAGGAGCGCGGCGAGCCGGGCACGACCGTGACGCTGGTTCCGCGCCGCGACGCCGAACAGTGGTACGCCACCCCCACCGTGACCGAGCTGGCGCGGCTCTTCGGCTCGCTGCTGCCGGTCACCGTGCGGGTCGGCGACGTCGTCACCACCGCCGGGCCGCCGCCGTGGCCGACCGAGCCGGGAGCGCCGGTGGACCGGGCCGGCCTGATCCGCTACGCCCGGGAGACGCTCGGCTTCGACCCCTTCGACGTGCTGCCGCTGTCGGTGCCGGAGGCCGGGCTGACCGGTGTGGCGTTCGTCCTGCCCGAGCCGGTCAACCCGGCGGCCCGCACCGGCCACCGCGTCTACCTCAAGCGGATGCTGCTCACCGAGCACGCCGACGGCCTGCTGCCCGACTGGGCGTTCTTCGCGCACTGCGTGGTCGACGCGAGCGAGCTACGGCCGACCGCCAGCCGGGAGGCCCTCTACGAGGACACCCTGCTCACCGCCGTCCGGGAGGCGCTCGGTGACCAGGTGCGCGGTTGGCTGGTCCGGCTGGCGAAGCACGACCCGCGTCGGCTCGCCGAGTTCCTCCAGGTGCACCACCTCGGGGTCAAGGCGCTCGCGCTGCACGACGACGAGATGCTCCGCCTGGTCGACCAGTGGTGGCCGATGGACACCAACGTCGGCACGCTCACCCTCGCCGAGTTCCGGGCCCGGCACGGCCTGATCCGCTACGCGGCCAGCCTCGACGAGTTCCGCCAGCTCGCCGCCGTGGCCGCCGCGCAGGATCTGGCCGTGGTCAACGGCGGCTACACGTACGACACCGAGCTGATCGAGCGTCTGCCCACCATCGACCGGTCGGTGCTCATCGAGCGGCTGGAGTCGAGCGACCTGACCACCCGGTTCGACACCCTCGACCCGCAGGTCGAGCTGGCCCTGCGGCCGTTCCTCGCCGCCGCCCAGCGGTCCCTGGAACGCACCGGCTGCGAGGTGGTGATCCGCGCGTACGACCCGGTGTCGCTGCCCGCGCTCTACCTGATCAGCCGCTCGGCCGCGTTCAACGACCAGCTCGCGTCCAGTCGCGACCGGGCCGACGAGCTGTGGGGCGGTGTGCTCGACGCGCTGGCCGCGTCCACGCCGCCGGACCGGCCGCAGCTGGTGCTCAACCACCGCAACCCGCTGGTCCGCCGGGTCACCACGCTGACCGACCCGCAGCTGGTCGGGCTCGCCGTGGAGGCGCTCTACGGGCAGGCGTTGCTGCTCGGCCACCACCCGATCCGCGCGGCCGACGCCGCGCTGCTGAACAGTTCCTTCCTCGGCCTGCTCGGCCGGGCCGTACCGGGACAGGAGTGA
- a CDS encoding MFS transporter — protein MPDARLGRDYHLLWSATVSSRFGDALRTPALALLAATVTRDARVIAAVTVAAQVPPLLFGLLGGVYADRWDRRRTMAAVDGLRAVVVAALAVAIAVDGVGIVTLLVAAFLLAALGTLFDAASFALLPALVPPAALPQANGRLQAGAAVAGGFLGAPAAGLLFTAASALPFAVDAVTFAVAAALVLAVATSPRPHASGPDRRPRHERRASVWTDVREGIRFVRGDSTLWRINLLTAASNLAISGLLAVLVLYALDVLRVPPAGYGLFVAAAILGGVAGALGSGRIAARLGTVPALRTVLAVQTVALTGFAVSRHPVPAGLALAVFAAGTSVWNSLWASYGQQRVPARLLGRVGSVQRMVGLVTAPVGAALAGLVGAAYGTAPVALAAAGTFALVTIAAWRVLRPAAPTPDRAVPTTAGTPARPAPPRPR, from the coding sequence ATGCCCGACGCCCGGCTCGGCCGCGACTACCACCTGCTCTGGTCCGCCACCGTCTCCTCCCGGTTCGGCGACGCGTTGCGTACGCCCGCACTGGCCCTGTTGGCCGCGACGGTGACCCGCGACGCCCGGGTGATCGCCGCGGTCACCGTGGCCGCGCAGGTGCCGCCGCTGCTCTTCGGCCTGCTCGGCGGCGTGTACGCGGACCGCTGGGACCGTCGCCGGACGATGGCCGCGGTGGACGGGCTGCGGGCCGTCGTGGTGGCCGCCCTCGCCGTGGCGATCGCCGTGGACGGGGTGGGCATCGTGACGCTGCTGGTGGCGGCGTTCCTGCTCGCCGCGCTGGGCACCCTCTTCGACGCGGCCTCGTTCGCGCTGCTCCCCGCGCTGGTGCCGCCGGCGGCACTGCCCCAGGCCAACGGCCGGTTGCAGGCGGGCGCGGCGGTCGCGGGCGGGTTCCTCGGCGCGCCCGCCGCCGGGCTGCTGTTCACGGCCGCGTCCGCCCTTCCGTTCGCCGTCGACGCCGTGACGTTCGCCGTCGCCGCCGCGCTGGTGCTGGCCGTCGCCACCTCCCCGCGACCGCACGCCTCCGGCCCGGACCGACGTCCGCGGCACGAGAGGCGCGCGTCCGTGTGGACGGACGTCCGGGAGGGGATCCGGTTCGTTCGCGGGGACTCCACCCTGTGGCGGATCAATCTGCTGACCGCCGCCAGCAACCTGGCGATCAGCGGGCTGCTGGCGGTCCTGGTGCTCTACGCGCTGGACGTCCTGCGGGTGCCGCCGGCCGGCTACGGGCTGTTCGTCGCCGCCGCCATCCTCGGCGGGGTCGCCGGCGCGCTGGGCTCGGGACGGATCGCGGCCCGGCTGGGCACGGTGCCCGCCCTGCGTACGGTGCTCGCCGTGCAGACCGTCGCACTGACCGGGTTCGCGGTGTCCCGGCACCCGGTGCCGGCCGGGCTGGCGCTGGCCGTGTTCGCCGCGGGCACGTCGGTGTGGAACAGCCTCTGGGCCTCGTACGGGCAGCAGCGGGTGCCGGCCCGACTGCTCGGCCGGGTGGGGTCGGTGCAGCGGATGGTCGGTCTGGTCACCGCACCCGTCGGCGCCGCGCTCGCCGGGTTGGTCGGGGCGGCTTACGGGACGGCACCGGTGGCGCTGGCGGCGGCCGGCACGTTCGCGCTGGTCACAATCGCGGCGTGGCGGGTGCTGCGGCCAGCCGCTCCGACACCGGACCGCGCCGTGCCCACCACGGCCGGGACACCAGCCCGGCCAGCACCGCCCCGGCCGCGTTGA
- a CDS encoding FAD-dependent oxidoreductase has product MLPQRTDVLVVGAGPTGLATALTLARRGVDVTVVDQQEQPPLTSRAAVVHAYTLEVLDRIDAAAPLVAQGVRAPRFSVRDRDRVLLAVPFHRLPTRFPYALLISQAVTEAVLTERLADLGVRVRRPCRLTGLTRTPDGIVAETDGGDVRARFVVGADGLHSAVRERSGIGFAGPAAVESFVLADVRVRSALPRDEAALFLARPGPLVWAPLPDGVVRLVAAVPTAPAQPDVAYLQTLLDERGPARRPDRVTEVLWGSRFRVHHRIADTFRSGPVLLAGDAGHVHSPAGGQGMNLGICDAVAAGTALADVLAGGPDGLLDAYAARQRPMAEDVLSFAAGLTRLATLPPAGRPVRDVLLRVLGALPPVRHRIALRLSGLSHREPGPVAPVARSNVAGLGAAG; this is encoded by the coding sequence ATGCTGCCCCAACGCACCGACGTCCTGGTGGTGGGAGCCGGCCCGACCGGCCTGGCCACCGCGCTCACCCTCGCCCGGCGCGGCGTCGACGTGACCGTGGTCGACCAGCAGGAACAGCCGCCATTGACGTCCCGCGCGGCGGTCGTGCACGCGTACACCCTGGAGGTGCTGGACCGGATCGACGCCGCGGCGCCGCTCGTCGCGCAGGGCGTGCGGGCGCCGCGCTTCAGCGTGCGCGACCGGGACCGGGTGCTGCTCGCGGTCCCGTTCCACCGGCTGCCGACCCGGTTTCCCTACGCGCTGCTGATCTCCCAGGCGGTCACCGAGGCGGTGCTCACCGAGCGGCTGGCCGACCTCGGGGTGCGGGTGCGGCGACCGTGCCGGCTGACCGGCCTGACCCGCACCCCCGACGGGATCGTCGCGGAGACGGACGGCGGCGACGTGCGGGCCCGGTTCGTGGTCGGCGCGGACGGTCTGCACAGCGCTGTCCGTGAGCGCAGCGGCATCGGCTTCGCCGGCCCGGCCGCCGTCGAGTCGTTCGTGCTCGCCGACGTCCGGGTGCGCAGCGCCCTGCCCCGCGACGAGGCCGCCCTCTTCCTGGCCCGCCCCGGGCCGCTGGTCTGGGCGCCGCTGCCGGACGGGGTGGTCCGCCTGGTCGCCGCCGTGCCGACCGCGCCCGCCCAGCCCGACGTGGCCTACCTCCAGACGCTGCTCGACGAGCGCGGGCCCGCGCGGCGACCCGACCGGGTGACCGAGGTGCTCTGGGGCTCCCGGTTCCGCGTGCACCACCGGATCGCCGACACGTTCCGGTCCGGACCGGTGCTGCTCGCCGGTGACGCCGGGCACGTCCACAGCCCGGCCGGCGGGCAGGGCATGAACCTGGGAATCTGCGACGCGGTCGCCGCCGGCACCGCGCTGGCCGACGTGCTCGCCGGAGGACCGGACGGGCTCCTCGACGCGTACGCCGCCCGGCAACGCCCCATGGCCGAGGACGTCCTCAGCTTCGCCGCCGGGCTCACCCGGCTGGCCACCCTGCCCCCGGCCGGGCGACCGGTGCGGGACGTGCTGCTCCGGGTGCTCGGCGCCCTGCCACCGGTCCGGCACCGGATCGCCCTGCGTCTCTCCGGGCTGTCCCACCGCGAGCCCGGCCCGGTCGCGCCGGTCGCAAGGTCGAACGTGGCCGGGCTGGGCGCGGCCGGTTAG
- a CDS encoding TetR/AcrR family transcriptional regulator, whose product MTAAAPRARRSDATRAAILRAARERFAADGYDRATIRAIAADARIDPSMVMRYYGSKEGLFAAAAEFDLRLPDLADVSPERLGEILVRHFLDRWEGDETLAALLRAASTNPGAAERIRDIFASQLTDAVARFGTDPASTARRAGLVATQTLGLAFTRYIVRLPPVVDMTPDELVAWLAPTLQRYLTGRPRE is encoded by the coding sequence ATGACCGCCGCCGCACCCCGCGCCCGCCGCTCCGACGCCACCCGGGCCGCCATCCTGCGTGCCGCCCGGGAGCGGTTCGCCGCCGACGGCTACGACCGGGCCACCATCCGGGCCATCGCCGCCGACGCCCGGATCGACCCGTCGATGGTGATGCGCTACTACGGCAGCAAGGAGGGGCTGTTCGCCGCGGCGGCCGAGTTCGACCTGCGGCTGCCCGACCTGGCCGACGTGTCGCCGGAGCGGCTGGGCGAGATCCTGGTGCGGCACTTCCTCGACCGGTGGGAGGGGGACGAGACCCTCGCCGCCCTGCTACGGGCCGCCAGCACGAACCCGGGCGCCGCCGAGCGGATCCGCGACATCTTCGCCAGCCAGCTCACCGACGCGGTGGCCCGGTTCGGCACCGACCCGGCGAGCACCGCGCGACGGGCCGGGCTGGTCGCCACCCAGACCCTCGGCCTGGCCTTCACCCGGTACATCGTGCGGCTGCCGCCGGTGGTGGACATGACGCCCGACGAACTGGTCGCGTGGCTCGCGCCGACCCTCCAGCGCTATCTGACCGGGCGACCGCGGGAGTGA
- a CDS encoding sulfurtransferase, with translation MSVPSDPDPRLQAYADPQRLVTTEWLAEHLGDEGLVVIESDEDVLLYDTGHIPGAVKVDWHLELNDQVTRDYLDAKSFAELCAAKGIGRDDTVVFYGDNFNWWAAYALWVFSLFGHQDVRLLDGGRQKWIAEGRELSRDKVSRPRADYPVPQRDDAPLRAYREQVMAHVAAGRPLVDVRSSGEYTGEMLHMPDYPQEGALRGGHIPGAVNKPWKSAANEDGTFKSADELRAIYADQLGLTADDDIVAYCRIGERSSHTWFVLRHLLGYPQVRNYDGSWTEWGNLVRAPVVKGDQPGGLNP, from the coding sequence ATGTCTGTGCCGAGTGATCCTGATCCGCGCCTGCAGGCGTACGCGGATCCGCAGCGGCTGGTCACGACCGAGTGGCTGGCCGAGCACCTGGGCGACGAGGGCCTCGTCGTCATCGAGTCCGACGAGGACGTGCTGCTCTACGACACCGGTCACATCCCGGGCGCCGTGAAGGTGGACTGGCACCTGGAACTGAACGACCAGGTGACCCGGGACTACCTCGACGCCAAGAGCTTCGCCGAGCTGTGTGCCGCCAAGGGCATCGGCCGCGACGACACGGTGGTCTTCTACGGCGACAACTTCAACTGGTGGGCCGCGTACGCCCTCTGGGTCTTCTCGCTCTTCGGCCACCAGGACGTGCGGCTGCTCGACGGCGGCCGGCAGAAGTGGATCGCGGAGGGGCGTGAGCTGAGCCGGGACAAGGTGTCCCGGCCGCGGGCCGACTACCCGGTGCCGCAGCGGGACGACGCGCCGCTGCGGGCGTACCGCGAGCAGGTGATGGCGCACGTGGCCGCCGGCCGGCCGCTGGTCGACGTGCGGTCGTCGGGTGAGTACACGGGCGAGATGCTGCACATGCCGGACTACCCGCAGGAGGGCGCGCTGCGCGGCGGGCACATCCCCGGTGCGGTCAACAAGCCGTGGAAGTCGGCGGCCAACGAGGACGGCACGTTCAAGTCCGCCGACGAGCTGCGGGCGATCTACGCCGACCAGCTCGGGCTGACGGCGGACGACGACATCGTGGCCTACTGCCGGATCGGTGAGCGGTCCAGCCACACCTGGTTCGTGCTGCGTCACCTGCTCGGCTACCCGCAGGTGCGCAACTACGACGGCTCGTGGACCGAGTGGGGCAACCTGGTCCGGGCCCCCGTCGTGAAGGGTGACCAGCCCGGCGGGCTGAACCCCTGA
- a CDS encoding SGNH/GDSL hydrolase family protein has translation MRWRSFVAVGDSFTEGMDDPYPDGTYRGWADLVATRLAAEVGPDFRYANLAIRGRLFPDVVANQVPEAIAMKPDLISFAAGGNDVLRRSFDAHAFVARFDEVVGRLRGTGADVVLFRFADVMAHLPGQRLVVPRVTLLNQLAGEIADRHGAILIDLYADDTYHNPLLWSTDRLHLSPAGHRRVAGQVLTALGVGCDEDWLLVPEHPAPSPWLAARAADLRWAGQHLAPWIKRRLTGRSSGDTVTAKRPALGPVGD, from the coding sequence ATGCGCTGGCGGAGCTTCGTGGCGGTCGGAGACAGCTTCACCGAGGGAATGGACGACCCCTACCCGGACGGCACCTACCGGGGGTGGGCCGATCTGGTCGCCACCCGGCTGGCCGCCGAGGTGGGCCCCGACTTCCGGTACGCGAACCTCGCCATCCGGGGCCGGCTCTTCCCCGACGTCGTGGCCAATCAGGTGCCCGAGGCGATCGCCATGAAGCCGGACCTGATCAGCTTCGCGGCCGGCGGCAACGACGTGCTGCGCCGGTCCTTCGACGCGCACGCGTTCGTCGCCCGCTTCGACGAGGTGGTGGGCCGCCTTCGCGGCACCGGCGCCGACGTCGTCCTGTTCCGCTTCGCCGACGTGATGGCGCACCTGCCGGGCCAGCGGCTCGTCGTGCCCCGGGTCACCCTGCTCAACCAACTGGCCGGGGAGATCGCCGATCGGCACGGCGCGATCCTCATCGACCTGTACGCCGACGACACGTACCACAACCCGCTCCTGTGGAGCACCGATCGGCTGCACCTCTCGCCGGCCGGTCACCGCCGGGTCGCCGGGCAGGTCCTGACCGCCCTCGGGGTGGGCTGCGACGAGGATTGGCTGCTGGTGCCGGAGCACCCGGCGCCGTCGCCGTGGCTCGCGGCACGGGCGGCGGACCTGCGCTGGGCCGGACAGCACCTGGCGCCCTGGATCAAGCGGCGGCTGACCGGCCGCTCGTCCGGCGACACCGTCACCGCGAAGCGCCCGGCGCTCGGCCCGGTCGGCGACTGA